From Paenibacillus sp. GP183, one genomic window encodes:
- a CDS encoding SDR family oxidoreductase, translated as MYPKYPYYGYETKCENKPVTFPPQHQEKQPGLEYLMVPAPISDNPQYVGSGKLEGKVAIINGGDSGIGRAVAIGFAKEGADVVIPYLYEHEDANATAEMVSRYGRRCLPISGDLRDEAFSYEVVQKTLECFGKIDVLVLNQGVQFPQESILNISTQQLLDTFRTNIFPLFFMTKAALPHLQPGSSIISTASVTAYAGAPLLIDYSSTKGAIVSFTRSLSLQLVKQGIRVNAVAPGPIWTPLIVSSYTAEYVKTFGLESPMRRAGQPFELAPTYIYLASDDSSYVTGQVLHVNGGIMTET; from the coding sequence ATGTACCCGAAATATCCTTATTACGGCTATGAAACAAAATGCGAAAATAAACCCGTTACCTTTCCGCCGCAGCATCAGGAAAAACAACCGGGTCTGGAGTACTTAATGGTTCCAGCGCCTATATCAGACAATCCGCAATATGTTGGAAGCGGGAAATTAGAGGGCAAGGTCGCCATCATTAATGGGGGAGACAGCGGAATCGGGAGAGCCGTGGCGATCGGCTTTGCCAAAGAGGGAGCGGATGTAGTCATCCCCTACCTTTACGAGCATGAAGACGCCAATGCGACAGCGGAAATGGTATCGCGCTATGGCCGCCGCTGCCTTCCGATTTCCGGGGACTTAAGAGACGAGGCATTCTCCTATGAAGTCGTGCAAAAAACGTTGGAATGCTTCGGAAAAATCGATGTTCTGGTGTTGAATCAAGGTGTTCAATTTCCCCAAGAGAGCATCTTGAATATCAGTACCCAGCAGCTCTTGGATACTTTCCGCACGAATATTTTCCCGCTTTTCTTTATGACCAAAGCCGCGCTCCCCCATTTGCAGCCAGGAAGCTCGATCATCAGCACGGCATCTGTTACGGCATACGCGGGGGCACCACTACTTATAGATTACTCATCCACCAAAGGTGCAATCGTATCATTTACCCGTTCACTGTCGCTTCAGCTGGTGAAACAAGGGATCCGGGTGAATGCTGTTGCTCCGGGTCCGATCTGGACCCCGCTCATCGTTTCCAGCTATACCGCCGAATACGTTAAAACATTCGGTTTAGAGTCGCCGATGCGGCGTGCAGGTCAGCCGTTCGAGCTTGCTCCGACATACATCTACCTGGCATCGGATGATTCTTCTTATGTTACAGGACAGGTGCTGCACGTAAACGGCGGCATTATGACCGAAACCTGA
- a CDS encoding PepSY domain-containing protein: MKKSIKLLGATAIFAAIIPISAYAASITPAAPTASVTAPAAVQDQDTTNFEDTTTPDATEAPEVKGAPEVKGAAEAKGAPEAVDPNEQAKLQQAATLTQQQATDIALKQVSGTVKSVELEDNNGTVVYGVQIVDANGKGSDVKVDAKTGAVLQADNNDGGSEN, translated from the coding sequence ATGAAAAAATCAATTAAACTTTTAGGTGCAACTGCTATATTTGCTGCGATCATTCCGATCAGCGCATATGCGGCATCAATAACTCCAGCAGCTCCAACGGCTTCAGTTACTGCACCAGCTGCGGTTCAAGATCAAGATACAACTAATTTTGAGGACACAACTACACCTGATGCTACAGAAGCGCCTGAAGTTAAAGGGGCTCCTGAAGTTAAAGGAGCTGCCGAGGCTAAAGGAGCTCCGGAAGCCGTAGATCCTAATGAGCAAGCCAAATTGCAGCAAGCGGCAACATTGACACAACAGCAGGCTACCGACATCGCATTGAAACAAGTTAGCGGCACTGTGAAATCAGTGGAATTGGAAGACAACAACGGCACTGTTGTGTATGGAGTTCAAATCGTAGATGCGAACGGTAAAGGTTCAGACGTAAAAGTCGACGCTAAAACCGGAGCTGTATTGCAGGCTGATAATAATGATGGCGGCAGTGAAAATTAA
- a CDS encoding YafY family protein has protein sequence MNKTDRLLAIVLELQRKGVLRAEDLAAKFETSTRTIYRDIQALSEAGVPIAGAPGLGYSLMEGYFLPPVSFTVEEAVALLIGTDFVEQKFDREYGAKAQSSKRKIEAILPESVRRETSRVRSTIRLIDADGQIGGLEKENIETLRQATLEERKVRFHYSKNRPEANGNRHSVRTAAPYGLVLVHGSWILIAHCELRQELRHFRLSRMSDLTVQEDRFMFPPDFNLQDHRPAEDRHVLVRIQADPDIAYKVKESNSFYMEAFEDHEDGLYMTFRVRQPEELLRWVLGWGADVVVLEPESLRNRVREEAEKMFKRY, from the coding sequence ATGAACAAAACAGACCGTTTGTTAGCCATCGTGCTTGAACTGCAGCGCAAAGGGGTTTTAAGAGCTGAGGATCTGGCGGCTAAATTTGAAACGAGTACGAGGACTATTTATCGGGATATTCAAGCTCTTAGCGAGGCGGGAGTTCCGATTGCAGGTGCTCCGGGATTAGGATATTCCTTGATGGAGGGGTACTTCTTGCCGCCGGTTAGCTTCACTGTGGAGGAAGCTGTGGCGTTATTGATTGGCACGGACTTTGTAGAACAAAAATTTGATAGGGAATATGGCGCAAAGGCGCAAAGCTCAAAAAGAAAAATCGAAGCCATCTTACCAGAGAGTGTTCGCAGAGAGACATCTCGTGTGCGCTCGACCATCAGACTGATCGATGCTGATGGACAAATTGGTGGACTAGAGAAAGAAAACATAGAAACCTTGCGTCAAGCCACATTGGAGGAGCGGAAGGTAAGGTTTCATTACTCGAAAAACAGGCCTGAAGCCAATGGGAATCGTCATAGCGTTCGTACTGCTGCCCCTTATGGACTTGTACTTGTTCATGGTTCATGGATATTGATTGCGCATTGTGAATTGCGGCAGGAACTTCGCCATTTCCGATTGTCTCGAATGAGTGACCTGACGGTACAGGAAGACCGATTCATGTTTCCGCCTGATTTTAATTTGCAGGATCACAGGCCTGCTGAAGACCGACATGTACTTGTGCGTATTCAAGCAGACCCGGATATTGCGTATAAAGTTAAGGAATCGAACAGTTTTTACATGGAAGCTTTCGAGGATCATGAGGATGGCTTGTATATGACATTTCGAGTCCGTCAGCCTGAGGAATTACTGCGCTGGGTGCTCGGCTGGGGAGCGGATGTTGTGGTGTTAGAGCCGGAATCGCTGCGAAATCGGGTTCGTGAAGAAGCCGAAAAAATGTTTAAACGCTACTGA
- a CDS encoding response regulator transcription factor, translating to MKAGKGIKIMLVDDEPHILQFLELGLVNEGFDVKTAPDGMRAINLANEFQPHIVVLDVMMPGMSGFEVCRMLKKDPLQLSIIMLTARDDVEDRVKGLTLGADDYLVKPFSFEELLARIGARLRNQFPSLTGEAMGPFRIDDLRKEINYLDQVLELSPTEYELLKFLVINHGIVMSKSRILEKVWGYDFGGEENIVEVYIRSLREKLEDKEHRLIRTVRGAGYRVDFS from the coding sequence ATGAAAGCTGGAAAAGGTATCAAAATCATGCTGGTCGATGACGAGCCGCATATCCTGCAATTTTTGGAGCTGGGGCTGGTTAATGAAGGCTTTGATGTGAAAACAGCTCCAGATGGAATGAGAGCCATAAATCTTGCGAATGAGTTCCAGCCGCATATTGTCGTATTGGATGTCATGATGCCGGGAATGAGCGGGTTTGAAGTTTGTCGGATGCTGAAAAAAGATCCATTGCAGTTATCTATCATCATGCTCACGGCAAGAGATGATGTCGAGGATCGCGTGAAAGGTTTGACCTTGGGTGCTGATGATTACTTGGTAAAACCATTCAGCTTTGAAGAACTGCTGGCACGGATTGGGGCTAGGCTGCGCAATCAGTTTCCGAGTTTAACCGGTGAAGCTATGGGACCTTTTCGAATTGATGACCTCAGAAAAGAGATTAATTATTTGGATCAGGTGTTGGAGCTGTCTCCAACCGAATACGAACTGCTCAAATTCCTGGTGATCAATCACGGTATTGTCATGAGCAAGTCAAGGATCCTGGAAAAGGTATGGGGTTATGATTTTGGCGGGGAAGAAAATATTGTGGAAGTATACATCCGATCCTTGAGGGAAAAATTAGAGGACAAGGAACACCGCTTGATTCGAACGGTTCGAGGCGCAGGATACAGGGTTGATTTCTCATGA
- a CDS encoding multicopper oxidase yields the protein MPAKVRLQKFVDKLPIPKTISPIKRDRQGSYYEVTMREFTGQLHRDLGPTRLWGYNGMYPGPTFDVMKDETAYVKWMNDLPAKHFLPIDTTIHGAEKNLPEVRTVVHLHGGKQPPQSDGYPEAWFTRNFEQTGPLFENEVYEYPNLEAAPLWYHDHTMGITRLNMYAGLAGFFIIRDKQEQSLNLPMGNYEIPLLVQDRSFNPDGSLYYPSTPDRKNTRLPYPSIVTPFDADTILVNGKVWPYMEVEPRKYRFRILNASNSRAITFKLDSGQPFYQIGTDRGLLEKPVKMNEILLLTTERADVIVDFSGSFGKSIVLKNTFKGASPETTNVMQFRVTVPLKGKDTSSLPEHLRKIDFLSRDMARRTRDLTLVRVEDEYGRSLNLLDSKMWIDRISENMELGAVEIWRLINLSTDDHPIHLHIVDMQILERQPFDVAHFTATGQLKFTGQATPPDPNERGFKDTIRAPASNVTSFIAKFEPFTGRFVWHCHMLEHEDYEMMRPFEILKKKRTLIDRLMKRFRG from the coding sequence ATGCCAGCAAAAGTAAGATTGCAAAAATTCGTTGATAAACTGCCGATTCCCAAAACAATTTCGCCGATCAAGCGTGACAGGCAAGGCTCGTATTATGAAGTGACCATGAGGGAATTTACTGGGCAGCTGCATCGTGATCTCGGACCAACCCGCTTATGGGGTTACAACGGAATGTACCCCGGCCCTACTTTCGATGTGATGAAGGATGAAACGGCATATGTCAAATGGATGAATGATCTGCCCGCCAAGCATTTTCTCCCCATCGATACGACCATTCATGGTGCGGAAAAAAATCTTCCGGAGGTTAGGACTGTAGTTCATTTGCACGGAGGTAAACAGCCACCCCAAAGTGATGGTTACCCTGAAGCTTGGTTTACGAGAAATTTCGAACAAACAGGGCCTTTATTTGAAAATGAAGTATATGAGTACCCGAACCTTGAAGCCGCTCCTTTATGGTATCATGATCACACTATGGGAATAACGAGATTGAACATGTATGCGGGACTGGCAGGATTTTTTATCATTCGTGACAAGCAAGAACAGTCCCTGAATTTGCCGATGGGAAACTATGAAATCCCGCTTTTAGTTCAGGATCGCTCGTTTAACCCGGACGGATCTCTCTATTACCCTAGTACGCCGGATAGAAAAAACACTCGTCTTCCTTACCCCTCGATTGTCACACCTTTTGACGCAGACACGATTTTGGTCAACGGGAAAGTATGGCCATATATGGAAGTGGAACCTAGGAAATACAGGTTTCGCATTTTAAACGCCTCCAATAGTCGAGCCATTACATTCAAACTGGACTCCGGACAGCCGTTTTATCAAATTGGAACCGATCGCGGATTACTGGAAAAACCAGTTAAAATGAATGAGATCCTCCTGTTAACCACCGAACGTGCAGATGTGATCGTCGATTTTTCCGGATCATTCGGCAAGTCGATTGTTCTTAAAAATACCTTCAAGGGCGCTTCTCCGGAAACCACAAATGTGATGCAATTCAGAGTAACCGTACCTTTAAAGGGCAAAGATACCAGTTCCCTACCCGAACATTTAAGGAAAATTGATTTTCTTTCAAGAGATATGGCAAGAAGGACAAGAGATCTCACGCTCGTCAGGGTGGAGGATGAGTATGGAAGATCGTTAAATTTACTGGACAGTAAAATGTGGATTGATCGTATATCCGAGAATATGGAGTTAGGAGCGGTTGAGATATGGCGGTTAATCAATCTGTCAACGGATGACCACCCTATTCATCTACATATCGTTGACATGCAAATTCTTGAACGTCAGCCTTTTGACGTTGCTCATTTCACAGCCACAGGTCAACTTAAATTTACAGGACAGGCAACTCCTCCTGATCCTAATGAAAGAGGATTTAAAGATACGATTCGTGCTCCCGCTAGTAATGTTACCTCTTTTATCGCGAAATTCGAGCCTTTTACCGGCCGTTTTGTTTGGCATTGTCACATGCTCGAGCATGAAGATTACGAGATGATGCGGCCTTTTGAAATTTTGAAGAAAAAGAGGACTCTGATCGATAGACTGATGAAAAGGTTCCGCGGCTAA
- a CDS encoding HAMP domain-containing sensor histidine kinase, with protein MKNRAGHWIHFIAPRSLRFQLLSRSLFILAALLLLVGALQYVLMKDFLYKNQAEGMQLQVGRLPRELLDRSGLTPAPQIDNNANTGHLKGPLVFFPDTSLGYISPDGSFNDLSQGNGMTSPELTKEEYASIQKLIENRQMVGYRLVRDKTGTEQLIVFRHADAPGKGGIIQMGRSTVPLQDVMMRQLLIYGVLFILALSGGIALYIPVLRRTLNPLDKMVKAVERTNVGNLDEQFPDVQGQLEIDRLANSFNGMLERIHISFEAEREAKEQMRRFIADASHELRTPLTSIHGFLEVLLRGAAEKPQQLHASLNSMLGESTRIKKLVEDLLMLAKLDRAPQLNLKETRLDMLILEMEPQLRMLAGTRKVDFDLTADVKGLYDPDKIKQIILNLFQNAVQHTDPENSLIKVILTQDRKRAVLQVKDNGPGIPEEHLPHVFERFYRSESSRTRKHGGAGLGLAITQSLVEAHDGSISVQSKPGEGCTFQVLLPAV; from the coding sequence ATGAAAAATCGTGCAGGCCATTGGATTCACTTTATCGCGCCACGCTCGCTCCGTTTCCAGCTCCTATCCCGCTCGTTGTTCATATTGGCAGCTCTTCTATTGCTTGTTGGCGCGCTTCAATATGTCTTAATGAAAGATTTTTTATATAAAAATCAAGCTGAAGGGATGCAATTGCAAGTGGGGAGGCTGCCTAGGGAACTATTGGATCGATCCGGCCTAACGCCTGCACCGCAGATTGATAATAACGCAAATACCGGTCATCTTAAGGGACCGCTTGTATTCTTTCCTGATACATCGCTTGGCTACATTAGTCCGGACGGAAGCTTCAACGATCTGTCGCAGGGAAATGGAATGACGTCTCCGGAGCTGACAAAGGAAGAGTATGCTTCTATTCAAAAACTAATAGAAAACCGCCAGATGGTCGGCTATCGACTGGTTCGCGACAAGACAGGGACTGAGCAATTAATCGTATTTCGGCATGCTGACGCACCAGGCAAAGGCGGAATCATTCAGATGGGCAGATCCACGGTTCCATTACAAGATGTTATGATGCGGCAATTACTGATTTATGGCGTTCTGTTTATTCTTGCATTGTCGGGGGGTATAGCGCTATATATACCTGTTCTTCGCCGGACGCTAAATCCGCTCGATAAGATGGTCAAGGCCGTCGAGCGAACGAATGTAGGCAATTTGGATGAACAATTTCCAGATGTACAAGGGCAGCTCGAGATTGACCGACTGGCCAACTCGTTTAACGGCATGCTTGAGCGGATCCACATTTCTTTCGAAGCCGAACGTGAGGCGAAGGAACAAATGCGGCGGTTCATAGCCGATGCTTCCCATGAGCTGCGAACACCTCTAACCTCAATTCACGGCTTCCTGGAGGTTCTGCTGCGCGGAGCTGCCGAAAAGCCTCAACAGCTCCACGCTTCCTTAAACAGCATGCTGGGCGAATCCACCCGTATCAAGAAATTGGTTGAAGACCTGCTGATGCTGGCCAAGCTTGACCGGGCTCCCCAGTTGAATCTGAAAGAAACCCGACTGGATATGCTGATCCTGGAGATGGAACCCCAACTTCGCATGCTGGCCGGAACTCGAAAAGTGGATTTCGATCTTACCGCTGATGTTAAGGGATTATACGACCCGGACAAAATCAAACAAATCATTCTGAATCTGTTTCAGAATGCTGTGCAGCATACGGATCCGGAAAATAGTTTGATCAAGGTGATTTTGACCCAAGACCGAAAGCGAGCGGTACTTCAAGTAAAGGATAACGGACCAGGCATTCCAGAAGAGCACCTTCCTCATGTATTTGAGCGCTTTTATCGGAGCGAGTCCTCGAGAACGCGTAAACATGGCGGTGCAGGTTTGGGGCTTGCCATTACCCAATCTCTTGTAGAAGCTCATGACGGCAGCATCAGCGTCCAAAGCAAACCAGGCGAAGGCTGTACGTTCCAGGTGCTGCTGCCAGCCGTTTAA
- a CDS encoding helix-turn-helix domain-containing protein, whose amino-acid sequence MAEQSSKNSSCEETADSSICEVLQILGAKWAFLVLEELLKGPQRFNRLQRNISIVKTQSLTDTLRHLEKNGLVLRKVFPTVPVTVEYSLTEKGSDFQAALMEMDKWVQKWGNPRLAVESVGKSS is encoded by the coding sequence ATGGCCGAGCAATCCAGCAAGAACAGCAGCTGTGAAGAAACAGCCGACTCCAGCATCTGCGAAGTGCTGCAAATTCTAGGTGCCAAGTGGGCTTTCCTCGTTCTTGAAGAACTGCTTAAGGGACCACAGCGTTTCAATCGGCTTCAGCGGAATATATCCATCGTCAAGACCCAGTCCCTCACAGATACACTCCGCCACCTGGAGAAGAATGGTCTCGTGCTCCGCAAGGTTTTTCCAACTGTCCCCGTAACGGTTGAATACTCACTGACGGAGAAGGGCAGTGATTTTCAAGCGGCTTTAATGGAAATGGATAAATGGGTGCAAAAGTGGGGCAATCCTAGGCTGGCCGTCGAATCTGTCGGCAAATCATCATAA
- a CDS encoding DUF2269 family protein — translation MSIFLGILVVLHVLAAIVGIGPAFILPVLGKSAKTGSQLRFVFGLIKKVNNFPKIGGITLLITGILLMIVSKTGFSLMWLNLSLLLFVIIEVIIIGFVEPQMKKVTQLVMSNEGDQIPSGFADSMKRITPLEGTVHVLTFLIIILMVLKPF, via the coding sequence ATGTCTATTTTCTTAGGTATTTTGGTGGTCTTGCATGTGTTAGCTGCAATTGTTGGTATCGGTCCGGCATTTATATTGCCTGTACTCGGAAAATCTGCCAAGACAGGAAGTCAACTGCGGTTTGTTTTCGGTTTAATTAAAAAGGTCAATAATTTCCCTAAAATCGGCGGCATTACTTTACTTATAACAGGCATTTTATTGATGATTGTAAGCAAAACAGGATTTTCATTGATGTGGCTTAATCTCTCTTTACTTCTCTTTGTTATCATTGAAGTCATTATTATTGGTTTTGTAGAACCTCAAATGAAGAAGGTTACACAACTAGTCATGTCAAATGAAGGTGATCAGATCCCTTCTGGTTTTGCGGATTCCATGAAAAGAATAACCCCACTAGAAGGGACCGTTCATGTACTTACATTTCTAATTATCATACTTATGGTCTTGAAACCGTTCTAA
- a CDS encoding DinB family protein, protein MNTTEALQRFEEVKNHYIEELNGFSMEQLKRQPSENEWSIGQMYLHLINATLYMHLRNIDLCMTRSKDSIVSQGEKTEAGQAIFDQGSFPSVRVHVPPSPQYTPGQPESKDQLVQGLNVVMQKMKEIEPTIENAPLQNTVSHPRLGALNAKEWFMLIEMHYRHHLLQKERLKKELEIKV, encoded by the coding sequence ATGAATACAACCGAAGCATTGCAGCGATTTGAAGAAGTCAAGAATCATTATATTGAAGAATTAAATGGTTTTAGTATGGAGCAGTTGAAGCGTCAGCCGAGTGAAAACGAATGGTCGATTGGACAAATGTATCTGCATTTGATTAACGCTACTCTTTACATGCATCTTCGTAACATTGATCTTTGTATGACACGAAGTAAGGATTCCATTGTTTCCCAAGGTGAAAAAACAGAGGCGGGACAAGCCATATTTGATCAAGGAAGCTTTCCGTCTGTGCGTGTTCATGTCCCGCCTTCACCGCAATACACACCTGGGCAGCCTGAAAGTAAAGATCAGCTGGTCCAAGGACTGAACGTTGTAATGCAAAAAATGAAAGAGATCGAACCAACCATTGAGAATGCACCTTTGCAAAATACAGTCTCTCATCCTCGATTAGGTGCGTTAAATGCTAAAGAATGGTTTATGCTCATTGAGATGCACTACCGTCACCATTTGTTACAGAAGGAACGTTTGAAAAAGGAATTAGAAATTAAGGTATAA
- a CDS encoding ATP-binding protein — MFEKTRLKLIVMYSSLIVCILLIMLLLFYFLLSSTIAKSEEKQLNLTSQRILNEWKSKMPSNGTDEKTVNATYINYNFMPLNQFFVLTSDNGDVMFHSLRDETLLAFFKSTFKEQQIASNSPQYTTFTLQGGRAFKLFSIESPNNTVLYMGMEVTENVTLLSQMKWLLTLFAVLLLIVSIGVGYWFSKRAMIPIQRAYQRQQDFVSDASHELRTPLSIMQASIEIIEEEQNHLSPFHQKVLADMKEELTRTTQMLTGLLTLARSDSGRLEIMQEYFDLRELVASSVEKFKLLSAKIEIPISYTSSTDELLYYGDKERIKQLLYILIDNAIKYNKSTGEIKVSLLKNEKNAVLQIFDTGIGIPQEKIPYIFERFYRVNSGRSRAQGGVGLGLSIAGWIVKAHGGQIKVNSVLGEGTIVQIMLPI, encoded by the coding sequence ATGTTTGAGAAAACAAGGTTGAAGCTTATTGTCATGTACAGCAGCTTGATCGTGTGCATTCTTTTAATTATGCTTTTATTATTTTATTTCCTTCTGTCCAGCACCATTGCGAAATCTGAGGAAAAGCAGCTCAACCTTACCTCACAACGTATTCTGAATGAATGGAAGAGCAAAATGCCCTCCAACGGGACGGATGAAAAAACAGTTAACGCGACTTATATTAACTATAATTTCATGCCGCTCAATCAATTTTTCGTATTGACCTCAGATAATGGGGATGTAATGTTTCATTCTTTGCGGGACGAGACCTTATTAGCTTTTTTTAAATCGACATTCAAGGAACAGCAAATTGCAAGTAACTCTCCACAGTATACAACATTCACATTACAAGGGGGCAGAGCGTTTAAATTATTTAGCATTGAAAGTCCCAATAACACCGTACTTTATATGGGTATGGAAGTAACGGAAAACGTAACTTTACTGAGCCAGATGAAATGGCTGCTCACCTTGTTTGCCGTTTTACTGCTTATTGTATCTATCGGTGTGGGATATTGGTTTTCCAAGAGGGCAATGATTCCCATTCAAAGGGCCTATCAACGACAGCAGGATTTTGTCTCGGATGCCTCCCATGAATTGCGCACTCCGCTGAGTATCATGCAAGCGTCTATTGAGATTATAGAAGAAGAGCAAAACCATCTTTCCCCTTTTCATCAAAAAGTATTGGCCGACATGAAGGAGGAATTAACACGAACGACCCAAATGCTCACAGGATTGTTAACCTTGGCCAGAAGCGATTCGGGGCGGCTCGAGATCATGCAGGAGTACTTTGATTTAAGGGAATTGGTGGCTTCTTCAGTAGAGAAATTCAAACTCTTGTCAGCCAAAATTGAAATCCCTATATCTTATACATCATCGACTGATGAACTTTTATATTATGGGGACAAAGAACGGATTAAACAGCTGCTTTATATTTTAATCGATAACGCTATCAAATATAATAAATCCACGGGTGAGATCAAAGTCAGTCTACTAAAAAATGAAAAAAACGCTGTCCTGCAGATTTTCGATACAGGCATCGGGATACCGCAGGAAAAAATCCCGTATATTTTTGAAAGGTTTTACCGCGTCAATTCTGGAAGGTCCCGTGCTCAGGGAGGTGTGGGTCTTGGACTATCTATAGCGGGATGGATTGTGAAGGCCCATGGAGGACAGATTAAAGTGAACAGTGTCTTAGGTGAAGGTACCATAGTTCAAATTATGCTGCCTATCTAA
- a CDS encoding response regulator transcription factor encodes MKILLVEDDERLGPLIEYMLRQQFHTTDWVTDVETAESYISHGQYDIYVLDWMLPDRTGLELCELLRKQNDNTPILMLTAKDAVTDRVNGLKHGADDYLIKPFAFEELTARIEALNRRKDTNWNDDTLQFGELTLIMNTHKVTRGDDAIQLTRREFQLLEYLLNRPGQIFSREQIMNGVWGTADVTPNTVDATIKLLRKKVDAPYPEKYIHSYRGIGYSIGMKEMPNV; translated from the coding sequence ATGAAAATTTTACTCGTTGAAGATGATGAGAGACTTGGACCTCTTATTGAATATATGCTTAGACAACAATTTCACACGACAGACTGGGTAACCGACGTTGAAACGGCTGAGTCTTATATCTCTCATGGCCAATATGATATTTATGTACTGGACTGGATGCTGCCGGATCGAACCGGCTTGGAGCTGTGCGAACTTCTTCGCAAGCAAAATGATAACACTCCCATTTTGATGCTTACGGCCAAAGATGCCGTTACGGATCGTGTGAACGGCCTGAAGCATGGCGCAGATGATTATTTGATCAAACCGTTTGCTTTTGAAGAATTGACTGCCCGCATCGAGGCTTTAAACAGACGCAAAGATACGAATTGGAATGACGATACGCTGCAATTCGGTGAATTGACCCTCATCATGAATACCCATAAAGTAACCAGGGGAGATGATGCGATACAATTGACCCGGAGAGAATTTCAGCTTCTCGAATATTTGTTGAATCGTCCCGGACAAATTTTTTCCAGAGAACAGATTATGAATGGCGTATGGGGAACCGCAGATGTAACGCCAAACACAGTGGATGCGACCATCAAATTGCTGCGTAAAAAGGTCGATGCCCCTTATCCAGAAAAATATATTCACAGTTATCGAGGTATCGGGTACAGCATCGGCATGAAGGAGATGCCCAATGTTTGA
- a CDS encoding EVE domain-containing protein, with the protein MQIEWIPEHRRYWVGVVSASHVKMGVQGGFAQLCHGKSAPLKRMHSGDWLIYYSPRTDLSKGEPLQAFTAIGQVADDRTYEYRMSDSFVPFRRNVRYSPCKEVKIAQLLEQLSFTRGNRNWGYTFRTGHFEIRSEDFLIIAEAMLIDVR; encoded by the coding sequence ATGCAGATTGAATGGATACCCGAGCACAGGCGCTACTGGGTCGGCGTTGTTTCCGCGTCCCATGTAAAGATGGGCGTACAAGGAGGGTTTGCTCAACTCTGTCATGGCAAGTCTGCACCTTTGAAGAGGATGCATTCTGGAGACTGGCTGATCTACTATTCTCCTCGTACTGATTTATCGAAAGGGGAGCCGTTGCAAGCCTTTACCGCAATCGGTCAGGTTGCTGATGACAGGACTTATGAATATCGGATGTCCGATTCCTTTGTGCCATTCCGTCGGAATGTTCGGTATTCACCATGTAAAGAAGTGAAGATTGCCCAACTATTGGAACAGCTTAGTTTCACGCGCGGGAATCGAAATTGGGGGTATACTTTCCGCACGGGCCATTTTGAGATCAGATCCGAAGACTTTCTAATAATCGCCGAAGCCATGCTAATTGATGTTCGGTGA